One Myxococcota bacterium DNA segment encodes these proteins:
- a CDS encoding type II secretion system F family protein translates to MTIFHYKARDSNGVEIIGELDAADQAAAMALLLEKGVFPVSINSGKADLKPTSSPLKKSISLPKRAKFGPKELASFTRQFEVMFAVGMPVDKILLTLSRQAEHPTILAVLEDIQKSVSGGTRLSEAFAKYPKYFNKLYTSMLEMGQSAGVLDKTLHEISNILRKEHSIRTKVKSALLYPKIVMFTVLIVTWGMLVFVFPPFKSFYADQNAVLPLPTRIVMAMSDMLIHSWYIPLAIVVVSYLVWRRAKKIPYVEHLLGKLALNIPVFGLLNRLASNARFGHLVAALYRVGLPLPQTLAIVGETLPNIIFREEVALLKEGVEHGQSLSLGMTKSKCFSLLMKETCAVGEQTGKLDTTLDATAGFYDTELDELLDNLSTLIEPFMLFILFGIVLLLALAVYLPIWNMSKAVLH, encoded by the coding sequence ATGACCATCTTTCATTATAAAGCGCGAGATTCCAATGGTGTCGAGATTATCGGTGAATTGGATGCAGCAGATCAAGCCGCTGCCATGGCTCTGCTGCTTGAAAAAGGTGTATTTCCTGTTTCGATAAACTCAGGCAAGGCCGACCTCAAACCGACTTCGTCGCCGTTAAAAAAGTCCATTTCTCTTCCCAAGCGCGCCAAATTTGGACCTAAGGAACTCGCCAGCTTCACAAGACAGTTTGAGGTCATGTTTGCGGTGGGGATGCCTGTTGATAAAATATTGCTGACGCTAAGTAGACAGGCAGAACATCCAACGATTCTGGCGGTGTTGGAAGATATTCAAAAAAGCGTGTCCGGCGGCACCAGGCTTTCCGAAGCATTCGCCAAATATCCTAAATATTTCAACAAGCTATACACCAGCATGCTTGAAATGGGACAAAGTGCAGGCGTTTTGGACAAAACCCTACACGAAATCTCCAATATCCTGCGAAAAGAGCACAGCATCCGCACCAAGGTAAAATCAGCTCTTCTTTATCCTAAAATCGTCATGTTCACCGTCCTAATCGTTACATGGGGCATGTTGGTTTTCGTATTTCCGCCGTTTAAGAGCTTTTATGCAGATCAAAATGCAGTACTCCCGCTACCTACCCGCATCGTGATGGCTATGAGCGATATGCTCATTCACAGCTGGTATATTCCTTTGGCAATTGTTGTTGTCAGCTATTTGGTTTGGCGGCGGGCTAAGAAAATTCCCTATGTTGAGCATCTCCTAGGCAAGCTTGCATTAAATATACCCGTGTTTGGCCTCTTGAATCGCCTCGCTTCCAATGCGCGCTTTGGGCACCTCGTTGCCGCTCTTTATCGAGTCGGTCTGCCATTGCCTCAGACTCTGGCTATTGTGGGCGAGACACTGCCCAATATTATCTTTAGAGAAGAAGTCGCCCTGCTGAAAGAAGGGGTGGAACATGGCCAGTCGCTGTCATTGGGCATGACCAAATCAAAATGCTTCTCGCTTTTGATGAAAGAAACCTGCGCCGTTGGTGAGCAAACAGGTAAGCTCGACACCACTTTAGATGCTACGGCTGGGTTTTATGATACCGAATTAGATGAGCTGCTGGACAACTTGTCGACATTAATCGAACCGTTCATGCTCTTCATCCTATTCGGCATCGTTTTGCTGCTGGCTTTAGCGGTCTATCTCCCCATCTGGAACATGTCCAAAGCCGTGCTGCACTAA
- a CDS encoding PhoH family protein has product MKKTFILDTNVLLHEPRSMFSFGDNQVVIPIYVVEEIDNFKKELSELGRNARQVSRYLDDLRSEGSLSKGVKLDSGGLLRVAITARKLPPEISTDRGQDSKILAVALELQSEAAPGDQIVFITKDTNLRIRADAIGITTENFEPERTEVDELYKGYSVLEVEGSQIDEFYANGGLSLPDPYYAPNQYLVLKDKNNPSHTALGRFALLDRQVTPLTALQRQGAWGIRPKNKEQAFALDLLLDDSIKLVTLAGKAGTGKTLLAIAAGLQKTAEDHSFQRLLVSRPIFPLGRDIGFLPGDVEEKLNPWMQPIFDNVEYLMGLNSKSGSAKSNRSYRELLDMNIMQIEPLTYIRGRSIAAQFMIVDEAQNLTPHEVKTIISRAGEGTKIVLTGDPYQIDNPYVDVTNNGLIHVVNRFKSEGIAGHVTLDKGERSELAEMAANLL; this is encoded by the coding sequence ATGAAGAAGACATTCATTCTTGATACCAACGTCTTACTCCACGAACCAAGATCTATGTTTAGTTTTGGAGACAACCAAGTTGTCATTCCAATCTACGTGGTCGAGGAAATCGATAATTTTAAAAAGGAACTTTCTGAACTGGGCAGAAATGCCAGACAGGTTAGTCGATATTTAGATGATTTGCGCTCTGAAGGCTCGCTGTCTAAAGGCGTGAAGCTTGACTCCGGTGGTTTGCTTCGCGTAGCGATTACCGCTCGTAAGTTACCCCCTGAAATCTCTACCGATCGCGGGCAAGACTCCAAAATTTTAGCCGTGGCGCTGGAGCTTCAGAGCGAAGCCGCGCCAGGCGATCAAATCGTTTTTATAACGAAAGACACCAATCTGCGCATTCGAGCTGATGCCATTGGGATCACCACTGAAAATTTCGAGCCTGAGCGCACCGAGGTCGATGAGCTTTATAAAGGCTACTCGGTACTGGAAGTCGAAGGCAGCCAAATCGATGAGTTTTATGCTAATGGCGGCCTATCGCTGCCAGATCCATACTATGCGCCAAACCAATATTTGGTTTTAAAAGACAAGAACAACCCTTCACATACAGCTTTGGGCCGCTTTGCGCTTTTGGACAGGCAAGTAACGCCGCTAACGGCACTGCAAAGACAGGGCGCTTGGGGCATCAGGCCTAAGAATAAAGAACAAGCTTTTGCCTTGGATTTATTGCTAGATGACTCTATCAAGTTGGTGACGCTGGCAGGTAAAGCTGGCACAGGCAAAACCTTGTTGGCGATAGCGGCCGGGCTTCAAAAGACCGCCGAAGACCATTCATTTCAACGATTGCTGGTTTCAAGACCGATTTTCCCGTTGGGGCGAGATATCGGATTTTTGCCAGGTGATGTTGAAGAAAAACTAAACCCTTGGATGCAGCCTATTTTCGACAACGTTGAATATTTGATGGGACTGAATTCAAAAAGTGGCAGCGCGAAATCGAACCGTAGCTATCGGGAGTTGCTCGATATGAACATCATGCAGATTGAGCCGTTGACCTATATCCGAGGTAGGTCGATTGCCGCGCAGTTTATGATTGTCGACGAAGCTCAAAATCTAACGCCGCATGAAGTGAAAACGATTATTTCCAGAGCAGGCGAAGGCACGAAGATTGTCCTGACCGGCGATCCATACCAGATTGACAATCCATACGTGGACGTCACCAACAATGGACTTATCCACGTGGTAAACCGATTTAAATCTGAAGGCATCGCAGGGCACGTTACCCTAGATAAGGGCGAACGTTCGGAACTAGCCGAAATGGCCGCGAACTTGTTGTAG
- the rpsR gene encoding 30S ribosomal protein S18 — translation MTNFVVADDPLNNPKNAVAGGRNKRRLADFFIQNKMSVDYHNTDVLRRFVSPEGKILPGRRSGLTSKNQRKVTQAIKKARLIGILSYVNVDY, via the coding sequence ATGACCAACTTTGTTGTAGCAGACGACCCGCTCAATAACCCTAAAAATGCTGTTGCAGGCGGCCGAAATAAACGCCGTTTGGCTGACTTTTTTATTCAAAATAAAATGTCGGTGGATTATCACAATACCGACGTTTTGCGTCGCTTTGTGTCTCCAGAAGGTAAAATTCTTCCGGGACGCCGTTCGGGTCTTACCTCAAAAAACCAACGCAAAGTAACTCAAGCAATCAAGAAAGCTCGATTGATTGGTATTTTGTCGTATGTGAATGTAGACTATTAG
- a CDS encoding PBP1A family penicillin-binding protein produces MKSKKLIRILLILAVGLAFLGGTALAAVQIILHDLPKLDQVEDYKPYQVSRVFDSSGNLIGEFAIEKRTIISVKSLPAQVRNAFLGAEDADFYKHQGIDYFGVIRAVLNEVKYQLIGGQRIGGSTITQQTAKTMLLTHSRTYSRKIKEFILAKRIEDALTKDEILNLYLNQIYFGNGAYGIEEAAQTYYGVPAKELTLSQAASLASVPKSPNKINPIKDPERVRQRRDYVLEQMVTHGLIPAAVAQKARLEPIVVKPRSDPYLNKAPYFVEEIRRYLILQYGEDELYKAGFNIKTSINMQLQLAANDAMRWGLRHVDKRQGYRGPLARLPSEDAVQTAERIRASTRAIDEHTIVQGVVKSVSDVNQQAVIELGADARGILPLSKMGWARPFNPEHYTQPPKKMSAALKAGDIILVRVDKKLGSIELSLEQKPLAEGALVAIHPQTHRVLAMVGGYDFASSNFNRATQARRQPGSSFKPFVYVTAIDESVATPATLIDDSPKEYQNWRPKNDKGVFLGKITLRSCLVSSINICSISLMEQVGIGAVLDLVERAGEVTPETPMPRDLTLALGSGEVVPLLHVNAFSIFPAAGMVGKPIMIEKIQDGTGKVLFLTEEESHPVIKPASAFVMTNMMRSLMAGSGKRITGLTAPLAGKTGTTNEFRSAWFVGFSQDLVAGVYVGFDDNRSLGMNEYGAVAALPIWGQFMTRALKVMPAKEFVQPSGVVWRLIDQKTGELASTNAVYDPGAGASVVAHDESEIRQNPEVLTLAKPPIMEAFVAGTEPGFAPSAEIE; encoded by the coding sequence GTGAAAAGTAAAAAATTAATTCGAATTCTCCTAATATTAGCCGTTGGTTTGGCATTTCTCGGTGGAACAGCCCTCGCTGCTGTCCAAATTATTTTACATGATTTGCCGAAACTCGATCAAGTCGAAGACTATAAGCCGTATCAGGTGAGTCGAGTTTTCGATTCATCCGGCAACTTAATTGGCGAGTTTGCCATCGAGAAGCGAACGATTATCTCGGTCAAATCTTTGCCGGCTCAAGTGCGGAACGCATTTTTGGGCGCGGAAGATGCAGATTTTTATAAACACCAAGGCATTGATTATTTCGGTGTTATCCGTGCTGTGCTTAACGAGGTCAAATACCAACTCATTGGCGGGCAAAGAATCGGAGGTAGCACCATCACTCAGCAAACGGCGAAGACCATGCTATTGACGCATTCGCGGACTTACTCACGAAAGATTAAAGAGTTTATTTTGGCAAAACGTATTGAAGATGCGCTGACCAAAGATGAGATCCTCAATTTATATTTGAATCAAATCTATTTTGGTAACGGCGCATATGGGATCGAAGAAGCCGCCCAGACTTACTATGGTGTACCGGCCAAAGAGCTTACTTTGTCCCAAGCTGCATCGTTGGCTTCGGTCCCTAAAAGCCCGAATAAAATCAATCCAATTAAGGATCCAGAGCGCGTCAGACAAAGGCGGGACTATGTGTTGGAGCAGATGGTTACCCACGGTTTAATCCCGGCGGCTGTAGCGCAAAAGGCACGCTTAGAGCCGATCGTAGTAAAGCCAAGAAGCGATCCTTATTTAAATAAAGCGCCTTATTTTGTTGAAGAAATTAGACGTTATTTAATTTTGCAGTACGGCGAGGACGAGCTTTATAAGGCTGGCTTTAACATTAAGACCTCCATTAATATGCAGCTGCAGCTGGCTGCAAACGACGCGATGCGATGGGGCCTGCGCCATGTAGATAAACGACAAGGTTATCGCGGGCCTTTGGCCAGATTGCCAAGTGAAGATGCCGTTCAAACGGCTGAGCGAATTAGAGCGAGTACCAGAGCAATCGATGAGCACACCATCGTACAGGGGGTTGTGAAAAGCGTCTCAGATGTGAATCAGCAAGCAGTGATCGAGTTGGGAGCAGATGCTCGCGGGATCTTGCCGCTTAGTAAAATGGGATGGGCTAGGCCTTTTAACCCAGAGCACTATACCCAACCGCCTAAGAAAATGAGTGCTGCATTGAAAGCTGGCGATATTATCCTGGTTCGAGTGGATAAAAAGCTCGGTAGCATCGAGCTTTCGTTAGAACAAAAGCCGTTGGCAGAAGGCGCGTTGGTGGCCATTCATCCGCAGACACATCGCGTGCTCGCCATGGTGGGCGGATATGATTTTGCCAGCTCTAACTTTAATAGGGCGACGCAGGCGCGAAGGCAGCCAGGATCTTCGTTTAAACCATTTGTTTATGTGACTGCGATTGATGAAAGTGTTGCGACGCCTGCCACTTTGATTGATGATTCGCCGAAGGAATACCAAAACTGGCGACCTAAGAACGATAAAGGTGTGTTTTTGGGCAAGATAACACTCCGTTCCTGTTTGGTGAGCTCGATCAATATTTGCAGTATTAGTTTGATGGAACAGGTGGGCATTGGGGCCGTGCTCGATTTGGTTGAACGAGCTGGGGAAGTAACCCCTGAAACGCCTATGCCTAGAGATTTAACGCTGGCTCTTGGCTCTGGAGAAGTGGTTCCGCTGTTGCATGTTAATGCTTTTTCGATTTTTCCGGCAGCGGGTATGGTGGGCAAGCCCATTATGATCGAAAAAATACAAGACGGAACAGGTAAAGTTTTGTTCTTGACCGAAGAAGAATCGCATCCTGTAATTAAGCCGGCGAGCGCTTTTGTGATGACCAATATGATGCGCAGTCTGATGGCGGGCTCAGGAAAACGTATTACTGGATTGACCGCGCCTTTAGCGGGTAAGACTGGCACGACCAACGAGTTTAGAAGCGCTTGGTTTGTCGGCTTTTCCCAAGATTTGGTTGCGGGGGTCTATGTTGGATTCGATGATAATCGTTCTTTGGGTATGAACGAGTATGGCGCGGTAGCTGCTTTGCCGATTTGGGGTCAATTTATGACTAGGGCGCTTAAAGTAATGCCTGCGAAAGAGTTTGTGCAGCCTTCAGGGGTGGTGTGGCGCTTGATCGATCAAAAGACAGGGGAGCTCGCTTCCACCAATGCGGTCTATGATCCCGGTGCAGGTGCCAGTGTGGTGGCTCATGATGAAAGCGAGATTAGGCAAAACCCAGAAGTTCTAACCCTGGCAAAGCCGCCTATTATGGAAGCATTTGTGGCTGGCACGGAGCCTGGTTTTGCGCCGTCTGCAGAAATAGAATAG
- a CDS encoding ATPase, T2SS/T4P/T4SS family produces MSLRAQKLQSLAEELAQEGLINAEQLAQALEQQKSQGEDLGDILIRKGFLSESDFNIRLAKKAGVPVATPEDLKPDRALTGLLQAAQANRWQVIPIGESGKKLTVATSDPFDFIVLDEIRAELGREITFALASRHEIRKLIETYYTQGPKNIRVIEPETSGMNAVSLVDELVDSAYAEKASDIHIEAMRDSVQIRYRVDGVLEHRKTIPINFHQSVLSRIKILGGMDVAEHRIPQDGRFRRKTGGQNLDIRIATYPTILGESAAIRLLSKESLVTLEDMGLGVNERQIFEQLIRRPHGIFLVTGPTGSGKTTTLYTALHNIDRNKNHVLTVEDPVENEIEFTSQTQVNVKAGLTFATVLRSMLREDPDIIMVGEIRDQETAEISCRAAMTGHLVLSTLHTNTAIGAISRLIDLGLQPYLISSTLIGVMAQRLVRKLCPHCRIEAPIPKEVATYLANRAGGSIKNFKSTGCSACKDKGYKGRVGIYELIPVDDEIRVLINTRAPEVRIRERAKVSGCTSIFEDGLDKVTNGITSIEEVFRVCGETL; encoded by the coding sequence ATGAGTCTACGCGCCCAGAAACTTCAATCGCTAGCAGAAGAGTTAGCGCAAGAAGGTCTTATTAATGCCGAACAATTGGCCCAAGCTTTGGAGCAACAAAAAAGCCAAGGTGAAGACCTAGGCGATATTTTAATCCGCAAAGGATTTTTATCGGAAAGCGATTTCAATATCCGTTTGGCCAAAAAAGCGGGTGTGCCTGTTGCAACTCCAGAGGACTTAAAGCCGGATCGAGCGCTTACAGGCCTATTGCAGGCTGCTCAAGCAAATCGCTGGCAAGTTATCCCCATTGGCGAAAGCGGCAAAAAGCTAACGGTCGCAACTTCTGACCCATTCGATTTCATTGTGTTAGATGAGATTAGAGCCGAATTAGGCCGCGAAATCACTTTTGCTTTGGCGTCCAGGCATGAAATCCGAAAACTGATTGAAACTTATTACACGCAAGGCCCTAAAAACATCCGTGTGATTGAGCCCGAAACGAGCGGCATGAACGCGGTTTCATTGGTGGACGAATTAGTTGATAGCGCCTACGCCGAAAAGGCCAGCGATATACACATTGAAGCCATGCGCGACTCCGTGCAAATTCGATACCGAGTCGACGGCGTGCTCGAACATCGTAAAACCATCCCTATCAACTTCCACCAAAGCGTTCTTTCCAGAATCAAAATTTTAGGGGGGATGGACGTAGCCGAGCACCGCATTCCACAAGATGGGCGCTTTCGTCGAAAAACCGGTGGTCAAAATCTCGATATTCGTATTGCCACCTATCCCACCATTTTGGGCGAATCCGCAGCGATTCGTTTGCTCTCTAAAGAAAGCTTAGTGACACTGGAAGATATGGGCCTTGGCGTCAACGAAAGGCAAATATTTGAGCAGCTGATTAGGCGGCCTCATGGTATCTTTCTAGTAACAGGGCCAACCGGATCCGGAAAAACAACCACCCTCTATACAGCGCTGCATAACATTGATCGCAACAAAAATCATGTGCTCACCGTAGAAGACCCGGTTGAGAACGAAATCGAATTTACCAGCCAAACGCAGGTCAATGTCAAAGCCGGTCTAACGTTTGCCACAGTGCTTCGCTCAATGCTACGAGAAGATCCTGACATCATCATGGTCGGTGAAATCAGGGATCAAGAAACGGCAGAAATTTCCTGTCGGGCTGCGATGACGGGCCATTTGGTGCTGTCTACGCTTCATACGAATACCGCCATTGGCGCCATCTCCAGATTAATCGACTTGGGCCTGCAGCCCTATCTCATTTCGTCCACTTTGATTGGGGTCATGGCTCAGCGCTTGGTGAGAAAACTGTGCCCGCATTGCCGCATAGAAGCGCCTATTCCTAAAGAAGTTGCGACCTATCTGGCTAACAGAGCCGGCGGCTCCATCAAAAACTTTAAAAGCACAGGTTGCAGCGCTTGCAAAGATAAAGGTTATAAAGGTCGAGTCGGCATTTACGAACTTATCCCGGTAGACGATGAAATCCGCGTACTTATCAATACCCGCGCACCAGAAGTCCGCATTAGAGAACGGGCAAAAGTCTCAGGATGCACGAGCATTTTCGAAGATGGACTGGATAAGGTAACCAACGGTATCACCAGCATCGAAGAGGTCTTTAGAGTATGCGGTGAAACCCTATGA
- a CDS encoding septum formation initiator family protein: protein MKLQHGVAAVVAASIFVFGYTLFGSSALPRYWSMHDKKISLQTRVAFLEARILEQKQKIGLLAGHSARSEAVIEQIARREYGFVGKKESLLILH from the coding sequence ATGAAATTGCAGCATGGAGTGGCCGCAGTTGTGGCCGCCAGTATTTTTGTATTTGGGTACACTTTGTTTGGGTCATCGGCCCTTCCCAGATATTGGTCCATGCATGACAAGAAAATAAGCCTGCAAACACGAGTCGCATTTTTAGAGGCTCGTATTTTAGAGCAAAAGCAAAAAATCGGACTTCTTGCTGGCCATAGCGCCAGGTCTGAAGCCGTTATCGAACAAATCGCCCGACGAGAATATGGTTTTGTTGGAAAAAAAGAATCTTTGCTGATACTTCATTAG
- a CDS encoding DNA adenine methylase has product MIKYLGSKRQLIPQILTTVSQANPKATQVLDLFSGTSRVGHAFKKAGYQVFSNDHNAYAFCLAQCYVESDLSDHGDEAQRWIDKLNSLPGKPGYFTETFCIKSRFFHPKNGEKIDAIREALASENISPNLMAVLLVSLMEAADRVDSTCGIQMSYLKSWAPRAGNELQLRLPNLLPRSNHGPGKAHCLDALDASRELKAEVIYVDPPYNQHNYRRNYHIWETLVLWDKPEFYGIASKRIDCKSHQSSFNKKNQFIHAFSELISNLRAQTLVVSFNNEGFISQPEMESLLAQRGKVSVQTIDYKRYVGAQIGIYSPKGKIVGEVSHLRNKEFLYTVAMA; this is encoded by the coding sequence ATGATCAAGTACCTGGGTTCCAAACGTCAGTTGATCCCCCAGATTCTAACGACAGTTTCGCAGGCAAATCCAAAAGCCACCCAGGTTTTAGATTTATTTTCAGGCACTTCGCGCGTAGGCCATGCTTTTAAAAAAGCTGGATATCAGGTGTTTTCCAACGATCACAACGCCTACGCTTTCTGCCTGGCACAATGTTATGTCGAAAGCGACCTAAGCGATCATGGCGACGAAGCTCAACGATGGATCGACAAATTAAATAGCCTGCCAGGCAAGCCAGGATATTTTACCGAAACTTTCTGCATTAAATCCCGCTTTTTTCACCCCAAAAACGGCGAAAAGATAGATGCCATCAGGGAAGCGCTAGCCAGCGAAAATATTTCGCCAAATTTAATGGCGGTCCTATTAGTTTCTTTAATGGAAGCAGCCGACCGAGTCGACTCCACCTGCGGTATCCAAATGTCCTATCTTAAATCCTGGGCACCCCGTGCAGGCAACGAGCTGCAATTAAGGCTTCCCAATCTTCTGCCCCGCTCAAACCATGGCCCAGGCAAAGCGCATTGCTTGGATGCCCTAGATGCCTCCCGTGAACTCAAAGCCGAAGTCATCTACGTTGATCCACCCTATAATCAACATAATTACCGGCGCAACTATCACATTTGGGAAACTTTGGTCTTATGGGACAAGCCTGAATTCTACGGCATTGCCTCCAAACGCATTGACTGCAAAAGCCATCAAAGCTCATTCAATAAAAAAAACCAGTTTATTCATGCCTTTAGTGAACTAATATCGAACCTACGCGCTCAAACCCTGGTGGTATCTTTTAATAACGAAGGCTTCATCAGCCAACCGGAGATGGAGTCTCTGTTGGCACAACGTGGAAAAGTCTCGGTTCAAACCATCGATTACAAACGCTACGTAGGTGCCCAAATCGGCATTTACAGTCCAAAGGGCAAAATTGTCGGCGAAGTCAGCCACCTCAGAAATAAAGAATTTCTCTACACGGTAGCTATGGCCTAA